The Halopseudomonas sabulinigri genome window below encodes:
- a CDS encoding RNA polymerase factor sigma-54, translated as MKPSLVLKMGQQLTMTPQLQQAIRLLQLSSLDLQQEVQEALEANPMLEMADDGDDDYSAGSNDANDSDNTGDDTSVSVPEPVSLDAIDQHSQPEQDGNWNEQIPNELPVDTQWEDVYQTSASSLPSQDEEDWDYTSRTGTGETLQSHLEWQLNLIPMSETDYEIAIALIDGINADGYLEESLDDILASLPPEMEVEMDEIEMVLHRIQQFEPVGIGARDLRECLLLQIRQLPADTPMLEQATRVIRDHLELLGSRDFSQLMRRSKLKEDQLRDAVALIQTLNPRPGGEIASGEPEYVIPDVIVRKDNNRWLVELNQESVPKVRVNGQYASMVRRADSSEDNTYLRNHLQEARWFIKSLQSRNETLMKVATQIVEHQRGFLEQGEEAMKPLVLHDIAEAVGMHESTISRVTTQKFMHTPRGIFELKYFFSSHVGTSEGGEFSSTAIRALIKKLVAAENPKKPLSDSKIAGLLEEQGIEVARRTIAKYRESLNIAPSSERKRLV; from the coding sequence ATGAAACCCTCGCTCGTCCTCAAGATGGGGCAGCAGCTGACGATGACTCCGCAGCTGCAGCAAGCCATCCGACTGCTACAGCTATCCAGCCTCGACCTCCAGCAGGAGGTGCAGGAAGCACTGGAGGCCAATCCCATGCTGGAGATGGCCGACGACGGCGACGACGATTACAGCGCCGGCAGCAATGATGCCAACGACAGCGACAACACCGGGGACGATACCTCGGTCAGCGTGCCCGAACCCGTCTCGCTGGATGCCATCGACCAGCACAGCCAGCCCGAACAGGACGGTAACTGGAACGAACAGATTCCCAACGAGCTGCCGGTCGATACCCAATGGGAGGACGTCTACCAGACCTCAGCCAGCTCCCTGCCCAGCCAGGATGAAGAGGATTGGGACTACACCTCGCGCACCGGCACCGGTGAGACGCTGCAGAGCCATCTGGAGTGGCAGCTCAACCTTATCCCGATGTCGGAAACCGACTATGAAATTGCCATCGCGCTGATTGATGGCATCAACGCCGACGGCTACCTGGAAGAATCCCTGGACGACATTCTCGCTTCACTGCCTCCCGAAATGGAGGTCGAGATGGACGAGATCGAGATGGTGCTACACCGTATTCAGCAGTTCGAACCGGTTGGCATTGGCGCACGTGACCTGCGCGAGTGCCTGCTGCTGCAGATTCGCCAGTTGCCGGCAGATACCCCCATGCTCGAGCAGGCCACGCGGGTTATCCGTGACCACCTGGAACTGCTTGGCAGCCGCGACTTCAGCCAACTGATGCGCCGCAGCAAATTGAAGGAAGACCAGCTGCGCGACGCCGTGGCGCTGATTCAAACACTGAACCCCAGGCCCGGCGGTGAAATTGCCTCCGGCGAGCCGGAGTACGTGATCCCCGACGTTATTGTGCGCAAGGACAACAACCGCTGGCTGGTTGAGCTGAACCAGGAGTCCGTACCCAAGGTGCGCGTCAACGGCCAGTATGCTTCCATGGTCCGCCGCGCCGACTCCAGTGAAGACAACACCTACCTGCGCAATCACTTGCAGGAAGCGCGCTGGTTCATCAAGAGCCTGCAAAGCCGCAACGAAACCCTGATGAAAGTCGCCACCCAGATTGTCGAGCATCAGCGCGGCTTTCTGGAACAGGGTGAAGAAGCCATGAAGCCGCTGGTATTGCACGACATCGCTGAAGCCGTTGGCATGCACGAGTCGACCATCTCGCGGGTAACCACGCAGAAGTTCATGCACACGCCGCGCGGCATCTTCGAACTCAAGTACTTTTTCTCCAGCCATGTCGGCACCAGCGAAGGCGGCGAATTCTCCTCTACCGCCATTCGCGCGCTGATTAAAAAACTGGTTGCTGCAGAAAACCCAAAGAAACCATTGAGCGACAGCAAGATCGCTGGTTTACTGGAAGAACAAGGCATTGAAGTGGCCCGCCGGACCATCGCAAAATACCGCGAATCGCTCAATATCGCGCCCTCGAGCGAACGCAAGAGACTGGTTTAA
- the lptB gene encoding LPS export ABC transporter ATP-binding protein: protein MSTLQARNLAKAYKARQVVKDVSVAIDSGEVVGLLGPNGAGKTTCFYMIVGLVKSDQGAVQIDDRDITALPMHGRAREGIGYLPQEASIFRKLTVADNIMAILETRKDLNAEGRKGKLESLLREFHIQHLRDNLGMSLSGGERRRAEIARALATDPSFILLDEPFAGVDPISVSDIKQIIQHLKDKGIGVLITDHNVRETLDICDKAYIVNEGHIIAEGDADTVLADQTVKDVYLGHAFRL from the coding sequence ATGAGCACATTACAGGCCCGTAATCTGGCCAAGGCCTACAAGGCTCGCCAGGTCGTGAAAGATGTCTCTGTCGCGATCGACAGCGGCGAAGTGGTCGGCCTGCTGGGCCCCAACGGGGCCGGCAAGACCACCTGTTTCTACATGATTGTCGGGCTGGTCAAATCTGACCAGGGCGCGGTGCAGATCGATGATCGCGACATCACCGCACTGCCGATGCACGGCCGCGCGCGCGAAGGTATCGGCTACCTGCCACAGGAAGCTTCGATCTTCCGCAAACTCACGGTTGCCGACAACATCATGGCCATTCTGGAAACCCGCAAGGACCTCAACGCCGAGGGCCGCAAGGGCAAGCTGGAATCACTGCTACGCGAGTTTCACATCCAGCACCTGCGTGACAATCTGGGCATGAGCCTGTCCGGTGGCGAGCGGCGCCGCGCTGAGATTGCCCGCGCATTGGCAACCGACCCGAGCTTCATTCTGCTCGACGAGCCCTTTGCCGGCGTTGACCCCATTTCGGTCAGCGACATCAAACAGATCATCCAGCACCTGAAAGACAAGGGCATTGGCGTGCTTATCACCGACCACAACGTGCGAGAAACGCTGGATATCTGCGACAAGGCCTATATCGTCAACGAAGGCCACATAATCGCCGAAGGTGACGCCGATACGGTATTGGCCGATCAGACGGTCAAGGACGTCTACCTGGGCCACGCCTTCCGGCTATAA
- the lptA gene encoding lipopolysaccharide transport periplasmic protein LptA — MRCAKSLFVMSLLLYPAASAFALPSDSAQPIRIQANAATLDDKRNTAVYTGNVIITQGSMRLTGSRVTLTTDANGELNKLVTQGGPATYQQTPEANKAPVKARAQTIEYHAADERVVLIDKAFLEQSGNTFQGDYVSYDIPAQVVDAGRNSSSGASGAESNGNGRIEITIQPRSRGAESAAPAEDASEPAAP; from the coding sequence ATGAGGTGCGCTAAATCCCTCTTTGTCATGTCGCTGCTGCTCTATCCAGCCGCGTCCGCATTCGCCCTGCCAAGCGACAGCGCCCAGCCCATTCGCATTCAAGCCAATGCTGCCACGCTGGACGACAAGCGCAACACTGCGGTTTACACCGGCAACGTCATCATCACCCAGGGCAGCATGCGCCTGACCGGTAGCCGCGTTACCCTGACCACTGATGCCAATGGCGAGCTGAACAAGCTGGTGACCCAGGGCGGCCCGGCTACCTATCAGCAGACGCCGGAGGCCAACAAGGCGCCGGTCAAGGCGCGCGCCCAGACCATCGAATACCACGCCGCCGATGAGCGCGTCGTGTTGATCGACAAGGCCTTCCTCGAACAGTCCGGCAATACCTTTCAGGGTGACTACGTCAGCTACGACATTCCCGCCCAGGTGGTTGATGCTGGGCGCAACAGCAGCAGTGGCGCCAGCGGCGCCGAGAGCAACGGCAATGGCCGCATCGAGATCACTATCCAGCCCCGCAGTCGCGGCGCCGAAAGCGCCGCACCCGCCGAAGACGCCAGCGAGCCCGCCGCACCATGA
- the lptC gene encoding LPS export ABC transporter periplasmic protein LptC produces the protein MKLSVPRYLLTGLLVLLGVVLALSMGYWNIRPASFAPTSSQAAARPDFYIDNARIQALNEQGKTTYELTTTHAIHQVEDGSTHLEQPKLLFYRGEEPAPWLLEADEGLVTEKGDRVDLSSNVLLQQEIANQPTRRLTSSALTLFPARDYAETDQEVKIEAARSVTTATGMQLFLNDGRLQLLSTVRGQHEVR, from the coding sequence GTGAAACTGAGCGTACCGCGCTACCTGCTAACCGGCCTGCTGGTACTGCTGGGTGTCGTGTTGGCGCTGAGCATGGGCTACTGGAACATCCGCCCGGCCAGCTTCGCGCCGACCAGCAGCCAGGCAGCAGCGCGGCCTGACTTCTATATCGACAATGCCCGTATCCAGGCGTTGAACGAACAGGGCAAAACCACATACGAGCTGACCACCACCCACGCCATCCACCAGGTCGAGGATGGCAGTACGCACCTGGAGCAGCCCAAGTTATTGTTTTATCGAGGCGAAGAGCCTGCACCCTGGCTGCTTGAAGCCGACGAAGGTCTGGTAACTGAAAAGGGGGATCGCGTTGACCTGAGCAGCAATGTACTGCTGCAACAGGAGATCGCCAATCAACCGACCCGCCGCCTGACCTCTTCTGCCCTGACGCTGTTTCCGGCGCGCGATTATGCCGAAACAGATCAAGAGGTTAAAATCGAAGCTGCGCGTAGCGTAACCACCGCCACGGGCATGCAGTTATTTCTCAATGACGGCCGCCTGCAGCTGCTGTCCACCGTACGAGGCCAACATGAGGTGCGCTAA
- a CDS encoding KdsC family phosphatase — translation MNQTPKQLTERARAIRLAIFDVDGVLTDGRLFFMPDGTEFKSFNTLDGHGIKMLIASGVETAIISGRKSPLVERRAAALGIQHLIQGREDKLTALGELRERVPVELDEIAFLGDDLPDLPVIRRVGLGIAVASADGFVRKHAHGVTLANGGAGAAREFCELIMQAQGTLEAAQAAYL, via the coding sequence ATGAACCAGACCCCGAAACAACTGACCGAGCGCGCTCGCGCCATCCGCTTGGCTATCTTTGACGTCGATGGCGTACTCACCGATGGCCGTCTGTTCTTCATGCCCGATGGCACCGAATTCAAGTCGTTCAACACCCTCGACGGGCATGGCATCAAGATGCTCATCGCCTCCGGCGTTGAAACCGCGATCATCAGCGGCCGCAAGTCGCCGCTGGTCGAGCGCCGCGCCGCGGCACTGGGCATCCAGCACCTTATCCAAGGCCGCGAAGATAAGCTCACTGCACTCGGCGAGCTGCGCGAACGGGTGCCGGTCGAACTGGATGAAATCGCCTTTCTCGGCGATGACCTGCCCGATTTACCCGTAATTCGCCGGGTTGGCCTGGGCATCGCCGTGGCCAGCGCCGATGGCTTTGTGCGCAAGCATGCACACGGCGTGACGCTGGCTAACGGCGGCGCGGGGGCGGCGCGCGAGTTCTGTGAGCTGATCATGCAAGCGCAAGGCACACTCGAAGCCGCGCAGGCTGCCTACCTGTGA
- a CDS encoding KpsF/GutQ family sugar-phosphate isomerase, translating to MPNFDYIASARRTIGLERDAVDSLLQRLDKHFETACDTLLACTGRIVVTGMGKSGHIGRKLAATLASTGTPAFFVHPGEASHGDMGMITPSDVVIALSNSGNTAEVVTLLPLIKRMGVPLITITGNPASTMALAAVANLDTAVEQEACPLNLAPTSSTTTALVMGDALAIALLEARGFSAEDFAFSHPGGSLGRRLLLLVDDIMHSGDTMPLVDQQTSLRDALLEMTRKGLGLTGVIDEQQQLVGIFTDGDLRRTLDQSIDFNAMRIADVMTAHCKTARSGMLAAEVLKIMEDAKINGLFVVDAEGLPVGALNMHDLLRAGVV from the coding sequence ATGCCCAACTTTGATTACATAGCCTCCGCGCGCCGCACCATCGGCCTGGAGCGCGACGCCGTAGACTCTTTGCTACAGCGTCTGGACAAGCATTTTGAGACTGCCTGCGACACGCTTCTCGCCTGCACCGGCCGTATCGTCGTTACCGGCATGGGCAAATCCGGCCACATTGGCCGCAAACTGGCCGCTACCCTGGCCAGCACTGGCACTCCGGCGTTTTTCGTCCACCCGGGTGAAGCCAGCCATGGCGATATGGGCATGATTACGCCGAGCGATGTGGTTATCGCGCTATCCAACTCGGGCAACACGGCCGAGGTCGTCACCCTGCTGCCGCTGATCAAGCGCATGGGCGTGCCACTGATCACCATCACCGGCAACCCCGCCTCAACCATGGCGCTGGCCGCCGTCGCCAACCTCGACACAGCAGTAGAACAAGAGGCCTGCCCACTGAATCTGGCGCCTACCTCCAGTACCACAACTGCCCTGGTGATGGGCGATGCGCTGGCCATCGCACTGCTCGAAGCACGCGGCTTCAGCGCTGAAGATTTCGCCTTCTCGCACCCCGGCGGCAGCCTCGGCCGCCGCCTGCTGTTACTGGTAGACGACATCATGCACAGCGGCGACACCATGCCCCTGGTCGACCAGCAAACCTCGCTGCGCGACGCGCTGCTGGAAATGACCCGCAAGGGGCTGGGGCTGACCGGCGTGATCGATGAACAACAGCAACTGGTGGGTATTTTTACCGACGGCGATCTGCGCCGCACGCTGGATCAAAGCATCGACTTTAATGCGATGAGGATTGCCGATGTGATGACGGCCCACTGCAAGACCGCACGCAGTGGTATGCTCGCCGCCGAAGTGCTGAAGATCATGGAAGATGCGAAAATCAACGGCCTCTTTGTCGTCGACGCCGAAGGCCTGCCCGTCGGCGCGCTGAACATGCACGATTTGCTGCGCGCAGGAGTAGTATGA
- a CDS encoding ATP-binding cassette domain-containing protein, with product MTDSSDYIVDLQQITFRRGSRLIFDGVDIRIPRGKVTGIMGPSGCGKTTLLRLIGAQLRPDSGAIWVNGQNIPELGREQLFAARQHMGMLFQSGALFTDLNVFENVAFPLRVHTELPEDMIRDLVLLKLQAVGLRGARELMPDELSGGMKRRVALARAIALDPELMMYDEPFVGQDPISMGVLVRLIRLLNDALGLTSIVVSHDLAETASIADYLYVVGDGQVLGQGTPDELMNSDNPRIRQFMQGEPDGPVPFHFQAPEYLSDLLQQEHKR from the coding sequence ATGACCGATTCTTCGGATTACATTGTTGATCTGCAGCAGATTACCTTTCGACGGGGCTCGCGGCTGATCTTCGATGGCGTGGATATTCGCATTCCACGCGGCAAGGTGACTGGCATCATGGGGCCGTCGGGCTGCGGTAAAACCACGCTGCTGCGCCTGATTGGCGCGCAGCTGCGGCCGGACAGCGGCGCGATCTGGGTCAATGGTCAGAATATTCCAGAATTGGGTCGTGAGCAGTTGTTCGCCGCGCGCCAGCACATGGGTATGTTGTTTCAGAGTGGTGCCTTGTTTACCGATCTCAACGTCTTTGAGAACGTCGCCTTTCCATTGCGCGTGCATACCGAACTGCCGGAAGACATGATTCGCGACCTGGTGCTGCTGAAATTGCAGGCTGTTGGTTTGCGTGGTGCGCGCGAATTGATGCCCGATGAGCTGTCCGGTGGCATGAAGCGGCGGGTGGCCTTGGCGCGGGCGATCGCGTTGGACCCTGAGCTGATGATGTACGACGAGCCCTTCGTCGGCCAGGACCCGATTTCCATGGGCGTGCTGGTGCGTTTGATCCGCCTGCTCAACGATGCGCTGGGGCTGACCAGTATCGTTGTTTCGCACGACCTGGCGGAGACCGCGAGCATTGCTGACTATTTATATGTAGTAGGTGACGGTCAGGTGCTGGGGCAGGGTACGCCGGACGAGCTGATGAATTCGGATAATCCGCGCATTCGCCAGTTCATGCAGGGTGAGCCGGACGGTCCCGTGCCGTTCCACTTTCAGGCGCCTGAATACCTGTCCGACCTATTACAGCAGGAGCACAAGCGGTGA
- the mlaE gene encoding lipid asymmetry maintenance ABC transporter permease subunit MlaE, giving the protein MSRVGLLGRAGLDTLSALGRSGLFLFNALLGRARFGNGFTLLLQQLYSVGVLSLAIIIVSGLFIGMVLALQGYNILVGYGSEQAVGQMVALTLLRELGPVVTALLFAGRAGSALTAEIGLMKATEQLSSMEMIGVDPLKYVIAPRLWAGFISMPLLAMIFCVVGIWGGSLVAVDWLGVYSGSYWANMQNSVEFVDDVLNGMVKAVAFAFVVTWIAVFQGYDCEPTSEGISRSTTRTVVYASLAVLGLDFILTALMF; this is encoded by the coding sequence ATGTCACGGGTTGGCCTGCTTGGCCGCGCCGGTCTGGATACCCTGTCGGCACTGGGTCGCTCCGGTCTGTTTCTATTTAATGCGCTGCTCGGCCGTGCGCGTTTTGGTAACGGTTTTACGCTGCTGCTGCAGCAATTGTATTCGGTGGGTGTGCTGTCCCTGGCCATCATCATCGTGTCCGGGCTGTTCATCGGTATGGTGCTGGCGCTGCAGGGTTACAACATCCTGGTCGGTTACGGCTCCGAGCAAGCGGTAGGCCAGATGGTCGCGCTGACGCTGCTGCGGGAGCTGGGGCCGGTGGTGACGGCCCTGTTATTTGCTGGCCGTGCCGGCTCTGCGCTGACTGCCGAGATCGGTCTGATGAAGGCTACCGAGCAATTGTCCAGCATGGAGATGATTGGTGTTGATCCGCTGAAGTACGTGATTGCACCGCGGCTGTGGGCTGGCTTTATCTCCATGCCGCTGCTGGCCATGATCTTCTGCGTGGTCGGTATCTGGGGCGGCTCGCTGGTCGCGGTGGACTGGCTCGGCGTCTACTCCGGCTCCTACTGGGCGAATATGCAAAATTCCGTTGAGTTCGTCGATGACGTGCTCAACGGCATGGTCAAGGCGGTGGCTTTTGCCTTCGTAGTTACCTGGATTGCGGTATTTCAGGGTTATGACTGCGAGCCGACGTCGGAAGGCATCAGCCGCTCCACCACGCGCACTGTTGTCTATGCCTCTCTGGCGGTGCTCGGGCTGGACTTTATTCTCACTGCTTTGATGTTCTGA
- the mlaD gene encoding outer membrane lipid asymmetry maintenance protein MlaD: MRTRNLELIVGVFILAGLLALAVLAVRVSGLTPSSAGDTYSVHAYFDNVAGLTPKAKVTMSGVTIGQVTAIEFDKTRYSARVDMSINSKINTLPADSTASILTAGLLGEKYVGISVGGDDEVLAEGSEIYDTQSALVLEELIGRFLLNTVSKED, encoded by the coding sequence ATGCGTACCCGTAATCTGGAATTGATCGTCGGTGTCTTTATCTTGGCGGGGCTGCTGGCCTTGGCCGTGCTGGCGGTTCGGGTAAGTGGGCTCACGCCCAGCAGCGCCGGCGACACCTATAGTGTGCATGCCTATTTCGACAACGTGGCGGGGCTCACGCCCAAGGCCAAGGTCACCATGTCTGGAGTGACCATCGGTCAGGTCACTGCTATCGAGTTCGACAAGACGCGTTATAGCGCCCGTGTCGATATGTCGATCAACAGCAAGATCAATACGCTGCCGGCCGATAGCACGGCATCGATTCTGACCGCCGGGCTGCTCGGCGAGAAATACGTCGGTATCTCTGTGGGTGGCGATGACGAGGTGCTGGCGGAAGGATCGGAAATTTATGACACCCAGTCAGCTCTGGTGCTAGAGGAACTGATAGGGCGCTTTCTGCTCAATACCGTGAGCAAAGAAGATTGA
- a CDS encoding MlaC/ttg2D family ABC transporter substrate-binding protein, with product MRAVTQFLLALIISVPAMVQAAEATPQQVVDDTSRKVMQVLDANRETYRNDPEAFLQGLNEVLDPVVDFEGIASSVMTVRYSRSASDEQVQRFIDTFKRSMVQFYGNALLEFQSGEITVLPPNSREPRPDRASVDMQVKANDGQVYTATYTMSEINGQWKVRNVIVEGINIGLLFRDQFAQAMKANRNDLDAVIDNWGSVVAKSRETVKQEANQ from the coding sequence ATGCGTGCAGTAACCCAGTTTTTGCTGGCCCTGATCATCAGTGTGCCAGCCATGGTGCAGGCCGCCGAGGCCACACCTCAGCAGGTGGTAGACGATACCTCGCGCAAGGTCATGCAGGTGCTCGACGCCAACCGTGAAACCTACCGCAACGATCCAGAGGCCTTTTTGCAAGGGCTTAATGAAGTGCTCGACCCAGTTGTCGACTTTGAAGGCATTGCCAGCAGCGTAATGACCGTTCGCTATAGCCGTAGCGCGTCAGATGAGCAGGTGCAGCGCTTCATTGATACCTTCAAGCGCAGCATGGTGCAGTTCTATGGTAACGCTCTGCTGGAATTCCAGAGCGGTGAGATCACCGTGCTGCCGCCCAACAGCCGCGAGCCGCGCCCGGATCGCGCCAGCGTCGACATGCAGGTCAAGGCCAATGACGGTCAGGTCTACACTGCCACCTACACCATGAGCGAGATAAATGGTCAGTGGAAGGTGCGCAATGTGATCGTCGAGGGTATCAATATTGGTCTGTTGTTCCGCGACCAGTTTGCCCAGGCGATGAAAGCCAACCGCAACGACCTCGATGCGGTGATTGATAACTGGGGTAGCGTAGTGGCCAAATCGCGCGAGACCGTCAAGCAGGAAGCCAATCAGTGA
- a CDS encoding STAS domain-containing protein — translation MSAEPARASVQTGENGLLQLQGELDFVSVLAVREQLAERIAASRGDIMLDLSGLQRVNSVGLSLLLRVAEQAAEAGRNLRLRGVPAGLQSIAEVCGLDTWLHQVSAA, via the coding sequence GTGAGCGCCGAGCCGGCACGCGCCAGTGTGCAGACAGGCGAGAACGGTCTGCTGCAATTGCAGGGCGAGCTCGACTTCGTCAGTGTGCTGGCAGTGCGGGAACAGTTGGCAGAGCGGATTGCCGCCAGCAGAGGTGATATCATGCTCGACCTTTCGGGGTTGCAGCGGGTAAACAGTGTCGGCTTGTCGCTATTGTTGCGCGTTGCCGAGCAAGCGGCTGAAGCCGGTCGTAACCTGCGCTTGCGCGGTGTGCCGGCTGGTCTGCAGAGCATTGCCGAGGTGTGTGGCCTGGATACCTGGCTGCATCAGGTATCCGCTGCCTGA
- a CDS encoding BolA family protein, with protein sequence MQSTEVKQLIESNLADTQVAVEGEGCNFQLNVISDALAAQSPVKRQQQIYALLNDYIADGRIHAVTMKFYTQEAWASRA encoded by the coding sequence ATGCAATCCACTGAAGTAAAACAGCTGATTGAGTCCAACCTGGCCGATACCCAGGTGGCGGTAGAAGGCGAGGGCTGCAACTTTCAGCTCAACGTGATCAGCGATGCACTGGCGGCGCAGTCGCCAGTCAAGCGCCAGCAACAGATTTACGCCTTGTTGAATGACTATATTGCCGATGGTCGTATCCATGCGGTAACCATGAAGTTTTATACCCAAGAGGCCTGGGCGAGTCGCGCCTGA
- the murA gene encoding UDP-N-acetylglucosamine 1-carboxyvinyltransferase has product MDKLIITGGNRLDGEIRISGAKNSALPILAATLLADEAVTICNLPHLHDITTMIELFGRMGVQPVVDEKLNVEVNPTSITTLVAPYELVKTMRASILVLGPMVAHFGKAEVALPGGCAIGSRPVDLHIRGLEAMGATITVDGGYIKAEAPPGGLRGAHFFFDTVSVTGTENILMAATLAKGKTVLENAAREPEVVDLAECLIAMGAQISGHGTATITVHGVERLHGARYSVMPDRIETGTYLVAAAATRGRIKVKDTDASILESVLLKLEEAGAYIDTGKNWIELDMKGNRPRAINLRTAPYPAFPTDMQAQFVAMNTVAEGTGTVIETVFENRFMHVQEMNRMGAHILVEGNTAVVTGVEQLKGAPVMATDLRASASLVIAGLVAEGDTMVDRIYHIDRGYECIEEKLQALGGIIRRVPASRELS; this is encoded by the coding sequence ATGGACAAGCTGATCATCACCGGCGGCAACCGCCTGGATGGGGAAATTCGTATTTCCGGAGCCAAGAACTCCGCCCTGCCGATCCTGGCTGCCACGCTGCTGGCGGATGAGGCGGTCACCATCTGCAACCTGCCGCACCTGCACGACATCACGACCATGATTGAGCTGTTTGGCCGCATGGGCGTGCAGCCGGTAGTGGATGAAAAGCTCAATGTCGAGGTGAACCCCACCAGCATTACGACGCTGGTTGCACCCTACGAGCTGGTGAAAACCATGCGCGCCTCTATCCTGGTACTGGGCCCGATGGTGGCGCATTTCGGCAAGGCCGAAGTAGCCCTGCCGGGCGGCTGTGCAATTGGCTCGCGTCCGGTGGATCTGCACATTCGCGGCCTTGAAGCGATGGGCGCGACCATTACTGTCGACGGTGGCTACATCAAGGCAGAGGCGCCGCCTGGCGGCTTGCGTGGTGCGCATTTCTTCTTCGATACCGTCTCGGTAACCGGTACCGAGAATATCCTCATGGCGGCGACGCTGGCCAAGGGTAAAACTGTTCTCGAAAACGCCGCGCGCGAGCCTGAGGTGGTGGATCTGGCTGAATGTCTGATCGCCATGGGCGCGCAAATTTCCGGGCACGGGACTGCTACCATCACGGTGCATGGTGTTGAGCGTCTGCACGGTGCGCGTTACTCGGTCATGCCTGATCGTATTGAAACCGGGACCTACCTGGTCGCGGCTGCAGCGACCCGTGGCCGCATCAAAGTGAAGGATACCGATGCGTCCATTCTCGAGTCTGTGCTGCTCAAGCTGGAAGAGGCGGGCGCCTATATCGATACCGGCAAGAACTGGATCGAGCTGGATATGAAGGGTAACCGCCCGCGTGCTATCAACCTGCGCACGGCGCCGTACCCGGCCTTCCCGACCGACATGCAGGCACAGTTTGTCGCCATGAATACCGTGGCTGAAGGCACCGGTACGGTAATCGAAACCGTGTTTGAAAACCGCTTTATGCACGTGCAGGAAATGAACCGCATGGGCGCGCACATTCTGGTCGAAGGCAATACTGCCGTGGTGACCGGGGTGGAGCAGCTCAAGGGTGCGCCGGTCATGGCCACCGACCTGCGCGCCTCCGCCAGCCTGGTGATTGCCGGCCTGGTGGCCGAAGGCGATACCATGGTGGACCGCATCTACCACATTGATCGCGGCTACGAATGCATTGAAGAAAAACTGCAGGCCCTTGGCGGTATCATTCGCCGGGTGCCGGCATCACGAGAGTTGTCATGA
- the hisG gene encoding ATP phosphoribosyltransferase, whose protein sequence is MSQSLTIALSKGRILDDTLPLLKEAGIEPLEDLEKSRKLIFSTSDPDVRLLIVRATDVPTYVEHGAADLGVAGKDVLMEYGSQGLYEPLDLKIAICKLMTAGPVNTPEPSGRLKVATKFVNVARRYYAEQGRQVDVIKLYGSMELAPLVGLADKIIDVVDTGNTLRANGLEPQEMIADISSRLIVNKASMKMKHARIKALIDLLAAAVERHAS, encoded by the coding sequence ATGAGCCAGAGTTTGACCATTGCGCTGTCCAAGGGGCGCATCCTCGACGATACCCTGCCGCTGTTGAAAGAGGCCGGTATCGAGCCGCTGGAAGATCTGGAGAAAAGCCGCAAGTTGATTTTCTCCACCTCCGATCCGGACGTGCGTCTGCTGATCGTGCGGGCCACTGATGTGCCGACCTATGTCGAGCATGGTGCAGCTGACCTTGGTGTTGCCGGCAAGGACGTACTCATGGAGTACGGCAGCCAGGGCCTGTATGAGCCGCTGGATCTGAAGATCGCCATCTGCAAGCTGATGACTGCAGGCCCGGTCAACACCCCAGAGCCCAGTGGTCGCCTGAAAGTCGCCACCAAGTTCGTCAATGTAGCACGTCGTTACTATGCCGAGCAGGGCCGTCAGGTCGATGTGATCAAGCTTTACGGCTCCATGGAATTGGCGCCGCTGGTGGGTTTGGCTGACAAGATCATTGACGTTGTCGACACCGGCAACACGCTGCGGGCCAACGGCCTGGAGCCGCAGGAGATGATCGCCGACATCAGCTCGCGGCTGATCGTCAACAAGGCATCGATGAAAATGAAGCACGCACGCATCAAGGCGCTGATTGATTTGCTGGCCGCTGCCGTAGAGCGTCACGCCAGTTAG